Proteins encoded within one genomic window of Microbacterium soli:
- a CDS encoding DivIVA domain-containing protein — translation MALTPDDVVHKEFQHVRFKDGFDPEEVDDYLDEIVVEWRKTIEENNDLKAKLAAFESGQHTAPVAAAPAAEAPATSTASATGTSAGIIELAQRLHDEHVAEGEAKRRQLIADAEAEVARIRSAAEAKQREEAVRLERERNTLEGRITELREFERDYRGKLRAMIEGQLRDLDQKTSSDSTPVSAIGL, via the coding sequence ATGGCACTTACCCCGGATGACGTCGTCCACAAGGAGTTCCAGCACGTCCGATTCAAGGACGGTTTCGACCCCGAAGAGGTCGACGACTACCTCGATGAGATCGTCGTTGAGTGGCGCAAGACCATCGAGGAGAACAACGACCTCAAGGCGAAGCTCGCGGCGTTCGAGTCCGGCCAGCACACCGCTCCCGTCGCCGCGGCCCCTGCCGCCGAGGCCCCGGCCACATCGACCGCGTCCGCCACGGGCACCTCTGCGGGCATCATCGAGCTCGCTCAGCGTCTGCACGACGAGCACGTCGCGGAGGGAGAGGCCAAGCGTCGTCAGCTCATCGCGGACGCCGAGGCCGAGGTGGCGCGCATCCGCTCCGCGGCGGAGGCCAAGCAGCGCGAGGAGGCCGTGCGTCTCGAGCGCGAGCGCAACACCCTCGAGGGCCGTATCACCGAGCTGCGCGAGTTCGAGCGCGACTACCGCGGCAAGCTGCGCGCGATGATCGAGGGGCAGCTGCGCGACCTCGACCAGAAGACCTCCTCGGACTCGACCCCGGTCTCGGCCATCGGCCTGTAG
- the lspA gene encoding signal peptidase II, producing MTGRRPLRRSAAGAIVAILAALVLVADQSVKQLTIAHLPSQETVPVLGEFLQLFYIRNSGAAFSIGAGMTWIFTIALVVVAGVIVWKTIGVRSRLWAVVLGGLLGGVLGNLTDRLLRDPGFAVGHVVDMISMPWMIPAVFNVADVFIVTGMISVALLVVTGLRLDGTRERDHAQPDDAGGAEDDAAPGSESAASGA from the coding sequence TTGACAGGACGTCGTCCCCTTCGTCGGTCGGCGGCCGGTGCGATCGTCGCGATCCTCGCGGCGCTCGTGCTGGTCGCCGATCAGTCTGTGAAGCAGCTCACCATCGCACACCTCCCGTCCCAGGAGACGGTCCCGGTGCTGGGCGAGTTCCTCCAGTTGTTCTACATCCGCAACTCCGGCGCGGCGTTCTCGATCGGCGCCGGGATGACGTGGATCTTCACGATCGCGCTCGTCGTCGTCGCCGGTGTCATCGTCTGGAAGACCATCGGCGTGCGCTCCCGGCTGTGGGCCGTGGTGCTCGGCGGTCTGCTGGGCGGCGTCCTCGGCAATCTCACCGACCGGCTGCTCCGAGATCCGGGCTTCGCGGTCGGTCATGTCGTCGACATGATCTCCATGCCGTGGATGATCCCCGCGGTGTTCAACGTGGCCGACGTCTTCATCGTCACAGGCATGATCTCCGTCGCTCTGCTGGTGGTCACCGGACTCCGACTGGACGGCACTCGAGAACGCGATCATGCGCAGCCCGACGACGCAGGCGGTGCCGAGGACGATGCGGCTCCGGGGTCCGAGTCCGCCGCGAGCGGGGCGTGA
- a CDS encoding RluA family pseudouridine synthase, whose amino-acid sequence MPSRSLPVPDGLEGARVDAALAKMLGFSRTFAAEIAESGGVILDGVVLGKSDRLRAGAWLEVTWTPREEPRIVPLAVPELGIVHDDDEIVVVDKPTGVAAHPSVGWEGPTVVGALAAAGFRIATSGAPERQGVVHRLDVGTSGLMVVAKTESAYTALKRAFKERTVEKVYHAVVQGHPDPLTGTIDAPIGRDPRHHWRFAVVADGKPSVTHYETLEAFPGASLLEIRLETGRTHQIRVHMAAHRHPCVGDPLYGADPTLSARLGLTRQWLHAHRLAFTHPASGEWVRFESPYPADFRHALEVLDPGRSEDA is encoded by the coding sequence ATGCCCTCTCGCAGCCTGCCCGTGCCCGACGGGCTGGAGGGCGCGAGGGTCGACGCCGCCCTGGCGAAGATGCTCGGCTTCTCCCGCACCTTCGCCGCCGAGATCGCGGAGTCTGGCGGGGTGATCCTCGACGGCGTCGTCCTGGGCAAGTCCGATCGGCTGCGTGCGGGGGCGTGGCTGGAGGTGACGTGGACTCCGCGGGAGGAGCCGCGGATCGTCCCGCTCGCCGTCCCCGAACTGGGGATCGTGCACGACGACGACGAGATCGTCGTCGTCGACAAGCCCACCGGCGTCGCCGCCCACCCGTCCGTCGGCTGGGAGGGCCCGACGGTGGTGGGTGCACTGGCCGCTGCAGGATTCCGCATCGCCACCAGCGGTGCGCCCGAGCGTCAGGGCGTCGTGCATCGTCTGGATGTCGGCACCAGCGGCCTCATGGTGGTCGCCAAGACCGAGTCCGCGTACACGGCCCTCAAACGGGCCTTCAAGGAGCGCACCGTCGAGAAGGTGTACCACGCCGTCGTGCAGGGGCATCCGGATCCGCTCACCGGAACGATCGACGCGCCCATCGGCAGAGATCCCCGTCACCACTGGAGGTTCGCGGTCGTCGCCGACGGGAAGCCGTCGGTGACCCACTACGAGACGCTCGAGGCGTTCCCGGGGGCCTCGCTGCTGGAGATCCGCCTCGAGACCGGCCGCACGCACCAGATCCGCGTGCACATGGCCGCGCATCGACATCCGTGCGTCGGCGACCCGCTGTACGGCGCCGACCCCACCCTGTCGGCGAGGCTCGGCCTCACGAGGCAGTGGCTGCATGCGCATCGGCTCGCGTTCACGCATCCGGCCTCGGGGGAGTGGGTGCGATTCGAGTCGCCGTATCCCGCCGATTTCCGCCATGCGCTTGAGGTGCTCGACCCGGGCCGTTCGGAGGACGCCTGA
- the dnaE gene encoding DNA polymerase III subunit alpha: protein MASDSFVHLHVHSEYSMLDGAAKISSMTKAAADYGMPAIAVTDHGNTFAAYEFYNAAKAAGVKPIIGLEAYVTPGTHRSDKSRVAWGSPDQKSDDVSGSGAYTHMTLWSETTPGMHNLFRLSSRSSLEGYYFKPRMDRELLQTYSDGLIATTGCPSGEIQTRLRLGQYDAARAAAAEFQDIFGKENYFCEIMDHGLSIERRVTSDLLRLAKDLGIPLVATNDSHYTHQHEADAHEALLCVQSGSTMDDPNRFKFDGDGYYIKTAQEMRQLFRDHPEACDNTLLIAERCQVEFDTEANYMPSFPVPEGETEESWLVKEVERGLHYRYPDGIPGEVRERAEYELGIILQMKFPGYFLVVADFINWAKDHGIRVGPGRGSGAGSMVAYAMRITDLDPLRHGLIFERFLNPDRVSMPDFDVDFDDRRRGEVIDYVTEKYGDDRVAQIVTYGTIKSKQALKDAGRVLGFPFSMGDRLTKAMPPAVMGKDMPLSGMYDSTHPRYKEASEFRALIDTDPEAKTVFDRALGLEGLKRQWGVHAAGVIMSSHPLLDIVPIMKREQDGQIVTQFDYPSCESLGLIKMDFLGLRNLTIISDALDNIRTNRGEELDLEHLTIEDRGAYELLARGDTLGVFQLDGGAMRALLRLMKPDNFEDISAVIALYRPGPMGANSHTNYALRKNGQQEITPIHPELEEPLREILEGTYGLIIYQEQVMAIAQKVAGFTLGQADILRRAMGKKKKSELDKQYAGFHQGMLDRGFSEEAIKALWDILLPFSDYAFNKAHSAAYGLVSYWTAYLKAHYPAEYMAALLTSVGDSKDKMALYLNECRRMGIRVLPPDVSESINFFAAVGEDIRFGLGAVRNVGGNVVEGIISARQEGPYTSFHDFLDRVPLHVANKRTVESLIKAGAFDSMGDTRRALLEIHEDAVEAAVDRKRNEAQGAIGFDFDSLYDDMDQAPPAKVPERPEWVKKDKLAFEREMLGLYVSDHPLAGLEVPLARHASISIHDLLTSEDLQDGDQVTVAGLVTGVQHRVAKASGNPYGMISVEDFDGEITVMFMGKTYTEFQHLLQQDAILAVRGRVSRRDDGMNLHAQSAFAPDIGSFDAAGPLSLLVAEQRATERTMTDLAEVLRRHAGDTEVLLRVHRGGSAKVFEVPMPVTVSADLFGDLKSLLGPACLG from the coding sequence ATGGCCTCCGACTCCTTCGTGCACCTGCATGTCCACAGCGAGTACTCCATGCTGGACGGCGCGGCCAAGATCAGCTCGATGACCAAGGCCGCCGCCGATTACGGGATGCCCGCGATCGCCGTCACCGACCATGGCAACACGTTCGCCGCGTACGAGTTCTACAATGCGGCGAAGGCCGCCGGGGTCAAGCCGATCATCGGCCTCGAGGCGTACGTCACCCCCGGCACCCACCGCAGTGACAAGTCCCGGGTCGCGTGGGGGTCGCCCGATCAGAAGAGCGACGACGTCTCGGGCTCCGGCGCGTACACGCACATGACGCTGTGGAGCGAGACGACACCGGGGATGCACAACCTGTTCCGGCTGAGCTCGCGCTCGAGCCTGGAAGGCTACTACTTCAAGCCGCGGATGGACCGTGAGCTGCTGCAGACCTACAGCGACGGCCTCATCGCGACCACGGGATGCCCGTCGGGGGAGATCCAGACCCGCCTGCGTCTGGGGCAGTACGACGCGGCCCGTGCGGCGGCTGCGGAGTTCCAGGACATCTTCGGCAAGGAGAACTACTTCTGCGAGATCATGGACCACGGTCTGTCGATCGAGCGGCGCGTGACCTCCGACCTGCTGCGGCTGGCCAAGGACCTGGGCATCCCCCTCGTCGCCACCAACGACTCGCACTACACGCACCAGCACGAGGCCGACGCGCACGAGGCGCTGCTGTGCGTGCAGTCCGGGTCGACCATGGATGACCCCAACCGGTTCAAGTTCGACGGCGACGGCTACTACATCAAGACGGCGCAGGAGATGCGCCAGCTCTTCCGCGACCACCCCGAGGCCTGCGACAACACGCTGCTGATCGCCGAGCGCTGCCAGGTCGAGTTCGACACCGAGGCGAACTACATGCCGAGCTTCCCCGTCCCGGAGGGGGAGACCGAGGAGAGCTGGCTGGTCAAGGAGGTCGAGCGCGGGCTGCACTACCGCTACCCGGACGGCATCCCCGGCGAGGTGCGCGAGCGCGCCGAGTACGAGCTGGGCATCATCCTGCAGATGAAGTTCCCCGGCTACTTCCTCGTGGTGGCCGACTTCATCAACTGGGCCAAGGACCACGGCATCCGCGTCGGTCCGGGCCGGGGATCGGGCGCCGGGTCGATGGTCGCCTACGCGATGAGGATCACCGATCTGGACCCGCTCCGGCACGGTCTCATCTTCGAGCGCTTCCTCAACCCGGATCGCGTGTCCATGCCCGACTTCGACGTCGACTTCGACGACCGCCGCCGCGGCGAGGTCATCGACTACGTCACGGAGAAGTACGGCGACGACCGCGTCGCGCAGATCGTCACCTACGGCACCATCAAGTCCAAACAGGCGTTGAAGGACGCCGGCCGTGTGCTGGGCTTCCCGTTCAGCATGGGCGACCGGCTCACCAAGGCCATGCCGCCCGCGGTGATGGGCAAGGACATGCCCCTCAGCGGCATGTACGACTCCACGCACCCGCGCTACAAGGAGGCCAGCGAGTTCCGCGCGCTCATCGACACCGACCCGGAGGCGAAGACGGTCTTCGACCGCGCGCTGGGGCTGGAGGGGCTGAAACGGCAGTGGGGCGTGCACGCCGCCGGCGTGATCATGTCCTCGCATCCGCTGCTGGACATCGTGCCGATCATGAAGCGCGAGCAGGACGGTCAGATCGTCACGCAGTTCGACTACCCGTCCTGCGAGTCGCTCGGGCTGATCAAGATGGACTTCCTGGGGCTGCGCAACCTCACGATCATCTCGGACGCGCTGGACAACATCCGCACCAACCGCGGTGAGGAGCTCGATCTGGAGCACCTCACGATCGAGGACCGCGGGGCGTACGAGCTGCTCGCCCGCGGCGACACCCTGGGCGTGTTCCAGCTCGACGGCGGTGCCATGCGCGCGCTGCTGCGCCTGATGAAGCCGGACAACTTCGAGGACATCTCCGCCGTCATCGCGCTGTATCGTCCTGGCCCCATGGGCGCGAACTCGCACACCAACTACGCCCTGCGCAAGAACGGGCAGCAGGAGATCACCCCCATTCACCCCGAGCTCGAGGAGCCGCTGCGGGAGATCCTCGAGGGCACGTACGGGTTGATCATCTACCAGGAGCAGGTGATGGCCATCGCGCAGAAGGTGGCGGGGTTCACTCTCGGCCAGGCGGACATCCTGCGGCGCGCGATGGGCAAGAAGAAGAAGTCCGAGCTGGACAAGCAGTACGCGGGCTTCCACCAGGGGATGCTGGACCGCGGGTTCAGCGAGGAGGCCATCAAGGCGCTCTGGGACATCCTGCTGCCGTTCTCCGACTACGCGTTCAACAAGGCGCACTCCGCCGCGTACGGGCTGGTGTCCTACTGGACCGCGTACCTGAAGGCGCACTACCCGGCCGAGTACATGGCCGCGCTGCTGACGAGCGTCGGCGATTCCAAGGACAAGATGGCGCTGTACCTGAATGAATGCCGCCGCATGGGCATCAGGGTGCTGCCGCCGGACGTCTCCGAGTCGATCAACTTCTTCGCCGCCGTCGGCGAGGACATCCGCTTCGGTCTCGGCGCGGTGCGCAACGTCGGCGGCAACGTCGTCGAAGGCATCATCAGTGCACGGCAGGAGGGCCCCTACACCTCCTTCCATGACTTCCTCGACCGCGTACCGCTGCACGTGGCGAACAAGCGCACCGTGGAATCGCTCATCAAGGCGGGGGCCTTCGACTCGATGGGCGACACCCGTCGCGCCCTGCTGGAGATCCACGAGGACGCCGTCGAGGCGGCGGTGGACCGCAAGCGCAACGAGGCGCAGGGGGCCATCGGCTTCGACTTCGACAGCCTGTACGACGACATGGACCAGGCGCCGCCGGCGAAGGTCCCGGAGCGACCGGAGTGGGTCAAGAAGGACAAGCTCGCCTTCGAGCGGGAGATGCTCGGGCTGTACGTCTCCGATCATCCGCTGGCAGGGCTGGAGGTGCCGCTGGCCCGGCACGCGTCCATCTCCATCCACGACCTTCTCACCTCGGAGGACCTGCAGGACGGTGACCAGGTGACGGTGGCGGGGTTGGTCACCGGCGTCCAGCACCGGGTGGCCAAGGCCAGCGGGAACCCGTACGGCATGATCTCCGTCGAGGATTTCGACGGGGAGATCACGGTCATGTTCATGGGCAAGACCTACACGGAGTTCCAGCATCTGCTGCAGCAGGATGCGATCCTCGCCGTCCGCGGTCGTGTGTCGCGCAGGGACGACGGCATGAACCTGCACGCGCAGTCCGCGTTCGCCCCCGACATCGGCTCCTTCGACGCGGCCGGTCCGCTGTCCCTCCTCGTCGCCGAGCAGCGCGCCACGGAGCGCACCATGACGGATCTCGCCGAGGTGCTGCGACGGCATGCCGGCGACACTGAGGTGCTGTTGCGTGTGCACCGGGGCGGGTCCGCGAAGGTGTTCGAGGTGCCGATGCCGGTGACGGTCTCGGCGGACCTCTTCGGCGATCTGAAGTCGCTGCTCGGGCCCGCATGCCTGGGGTGA
- the hisD gene encoding histidinol dehydrogenase, which produces MTTAASAFCTTSPASRKADTLRTIDLRGKSLAPADMLAVVPRAAQARAEALATAAQIVDDVRTAGESALRDQAERFDHVVGHAIRVPAEHLAEALESVDPEVRTALENAIGRVRRGSAAQVPAAHITELGPGARIIQRWQPVGRAGVYIPGGKAPLASSVVMNVVPAQVAGVGSIALASPPQAGHGGRVHPTILAAAALLGIDEVYAIGGAGAIGALAYGVAGLGLDPVDVVSGPGNNYVASAKRAVAGAVGTDSEAGATEILVVADDTADPDLVAADLVSQAEHDEQASAVLVTDSVELADRVADAVARRASDTLHAQRVAAALAGPQSAIVLVDDRGMAEAFSNAYAPEHLELHIAGAAEAAERFTSAGAVFVGDQTPVSLGDYMAGSNHVLPTGGQARYAAGLGAYTFLRPQQVIEYDHAALDQVREGVIALSAAEILPAHGEAVQARFAERSVRVDRR; this is translated from the coding sequence ATGACGACGGCCGCATCGGCTTTCTGCACGACATCACCGGCATCACGAAAGGCTGACACATTGCGCACCATCGATCTCCGCGGGAAGAGCCTCGCCCCCGCGGACATGCTCGCCGTTGTTCCCCGTGCCGCACAGGCACGGGCCGAAGCCCTGGCGACCGCCGCGCAGATCGTCGATGACGTCCGCACGGCGGGCGAGAGCGCGCTGCGTGATCAGGCCGAGAGGTTCGACCACGTCGTCGGACACGCGATCCGGGTGCCCGCCGAGCACCTCGCCGAAGCACTGGAGTCCGTGGATCCCGAGGTGCGCACGGCCCTCGAGAACGCGATCGGACGGGTGCGCAGGGGATCCGCCGCACAGGTGCCCGCCGCGCACATCACCGAGCTCGGTCCGGGTGCGCGCATCATCCAGCGCTGGCAGCCCGTAGGACGCGCCGGCGTCTACATCCCCGGAGGGAAGGCGCCGCTGGCTTCCAGCGTCGTGATGAACGTCGTCCCCGCGCAGGTCGCCGGAGTCGGCAGCATCGCCCTCGCCTCCCCGCCGCAGGCCGGCCACGGCGGGCGGGTGCACCCGACGATCCTCGCCGCCGCCGCGCTGCTGGGCATCGACGAGGTGTACGCCATCGGCGGCGCGGGTGCCATCGGAGCGCTGGCGTACGGAGTGGCGGGGCTCGGACTCGATCCGGTCGACGTCGTCTCCGGACCGGGGAACAACTACGTCGCCTCCGCCAAGCGCGCCGTCGCCGGCGCCGTGGGCACGGACTCGGAGGCCGGCGCCACGGAGATCCTCGTCGTGGCGGACGACACGGCGGACCCGGACCTGGTCGCCGCCGACCTCGTCAGCCAGGCGGAGCACGACGAGCAGGCATCGGCCGTGCTCGTGACCGATTCCGTCGAGCTCGCGGACCGTGTGGCGGATGCCGTCGCACGCCGTGCTTCCGACACCCTGCACGCGCAGCGCGTCGCCGCGGCTCTGGCGGGCCCGCAGTCGGCGATCGTCCTGGTCGACGACCGAGGCATGGCGGAGGCGTTCAGCAACGCTTACGCTCCCGAGCATCTGGAACTGCACATCGCGGGCGCCGCCGAGGCCGCCGAGCGGTTCACGAGCGCAGGCGCCGTCTTCGTCGGCGACCAGACCCCGGTCAGCCTCGGGGACTACATGGCGGGCAGCAACCACGTGCTGCCCACGGGCGGACAGGCGCGGTACGCCGCCGGACTGGGGGCGTACACGTTCCTGCGCCCCCAGCAGGTGATCGAGTACGACCACGCTGCGCTCGACCAGGTGCGCGAGGGCGTCATCGCGCTCTCGGCCGCGGAGATCCTGCCCGCGCACGGGGAAGCCGTGCAGGCGCGGTTCGCCGAGCGCTCCGTGCGCGTGGACCGCCGGTAG
- the nrdR gene encoding transcriptional regulator NrdR, protein MHCPFCRHPDSRVIDSRTSDDGLSIRRRRQCPECGGRFSTTETASLMVIKRSGVLEPFSRDKVVAGVRKACQGRPVTDADLAVLAQQVEEAVRQTGVSQLDTNEIGLTILGPLRDLDEVAYLRFASVYQGFDSLDDFERAIGELRADHATAESPLADR, encoded by the coding sequence ATGCACTGCCCTTTCTGCCGGCATCCGGACTCCCGCGTCATCGATTCCCGTACGAGCGATGACGGCCTGTCCATACGCCGGCGCAGGCAGTGCCCGGAGTGCGGCGGACGGTTCTCGACCACGGAGACGGCGAGCCTGATGGTCATCAAACGGTCCGGGGTGCTCGAGCCGTTCAGCCGCGACAAGGTCGTCGCGGGCGTTCGCAAGGCCTGCCAGGGGCGTCCGGTCACCGATGCCGACCTCGCCGTGCTCGCGCAGCAGGTCGAGGAGGCCGTCCGCCAGACCGGTGTGTCGCAGCTGGACACCAATGAGATCGGCCTCACCATCCTCGGCCCGCTGCGCGACCTCGACGAGGTCGCGTATCTGCGCTTCGCCAGCGTCTATCAGGGATTCGACTCGCTGGACGACTTCGAGCGCGCCATCGGCGAGCTGCGCGCAGACCATGCCACGGCGGAGTCGCCGCTCGCGGACCGATAG
- a CDS encoding quinone-dependent dihydroorotate dehydrogenase, whose amino-acid sequence MYPLLFRHVLSRLDPEFAHHVAMTVIRALGVRPFSWVARAITAPHPELQVQALGRTFPSPFGIAAGFDKNAVGVRGLDALGFGHIEVGTVTAVPQEGNPRPRLFRLVPDRAVINRMGFNNEGAAAAAARLKTLRRRAPRAVIGANIGKSRVVAVEDALDDYVASAALLAPLADYLAVNVSSPNTPGLRGLQAVDALAPLLRAVKTAAGETPLLVKIAPDLSDDEISAIARLAVDEGLAGIITHNTTIGREGLRTDPAVVAAAGAGGLSGAPLKERSLEVLAVVRAVVPAEFCVIAVGGVETAEDVQKRLDAGATLVQGYTAFLYRGPLWARQINRGLHR is encoded by the coding sequence ATGTACCCGCTGCTCTTCCGCCACGTCCTCTCCCGTCTCGACCCCGAATTCGCGCACCACGTCGCGATGACGGTGATCCGTGCGCTCGGCGTTCGGCCGTTCTCCTGGGTGGCGCGTGCGATCACTGCCCCGCATCCGGAGCTGCAGGTGCAGGCGCTGGGCCGCACCTTCCCATCGCCGTTCGGCATCGCGGCGGGCTTCGACAAGAACGCCGTGGGCGTGCGGGGCCTCGACGCGCTGGGATTCGGACACATCGAGGTCGGCACGGTGACCGCCGTTCCGCAGGAGGGCAACCCCCGGCCGCGGCTGTTCCGACTCGTGCCCGATCGTGCGGTCATCAACCGGATGGGGTTCAACAACGAGGGTGCGGCCGCTGCTGCCGCCCGGCTGAAGACGCTGCGACGTCGCGCACCGCGTGCCGTGATCGGGGCGAACATCGGCAAGAGCAGGGTCGTGGCGGTCGAGGACGCCCTCGACGACTACGTCGCATCCGCCGCGCTGCTCGCGCCGCTGGCCGACTATCTGGCCGTGAACGTGTCCTCGCCGAACACCCCGGGACTGCGCGGGCTCCAGGCCGTCGACGCGCTCGCGCCGCTGCTCCGTGCGGTCAAGACCGCGGCGGGGGAGACGCCCCTGCTGGTGAAGATCGCGCCCGACCTGAGCGACGACGAGATCTCGGCCATCGCGCGACTGGCCGTCGACGAGGGACTCGCCGGCATCATCACCCACAACACGACCATCGGTCGGGAGGGGTTGCGCACGGACCCCGCGGTCGTGGCGGCCGCCGGCGCCGGCGGCCTGTCGGGGGCGCCCCTGAAGGAGCGCTCGCTCGAGGTGCTCGCCGTCGTGCGCGCCGTCGTACCGGCGGAGTTCTGCGTGATCGCCGTGGGAGGCGTGGAGACCGCCGAGGACGTGCAGAAGCGGCTGGACGCCGGCGCGACCCTCGTGCAGGGGTACACGGCTTTCCTGTACCGCGGGCCGTTGTGGGCCCGGCAGATCAACAGGGGACTGCACCGCTGA
- a CDS encoding DUF3043 domain-containing protein, which produces MPKSTPEADDAPQTPAVGKGRPTPTRAEREAANRRPLVANTKEARAAAKAELQARRERARLGMERGEEKYLPARDKGPQRRWVRDYVDAGWHISEWLMAAMLLVILLNLAPVVGIQVWAMVGLWAYMLLAIADMVLLSIRVKRKVAAKFGIERRERGLGWYAAMRSLQMRFMRLPKPQVKRGQYPG; this is translated from the coding sequence GTGCCCAAGTCCACTCCTGAAGCCGACGACGCCCCCCAGACGCCCGCCGTGGGCAAGGGCAGGCCGACGCCGACCCGTGCCGAGCGCGAGGCGGCGAATCGTCGACCGCTCGTCGCGAACACCAAGGAGGCGCGCGCGGCGGCCAAGGCCGAGCTGCAGGCGCGTCGCGAACGCGCACGGCTGGGCATGGAGCGCGGCGAGGAGAAATACCTTCCCGCCCGTGACAAGGGCCCGCAGCGGCGCTGGGTGCGGGACTACGTCGACGCCGGCTGGCACATCTCCGAGTGGCTGATGGCGGCGATGCTGCTGGTCATCCTGCTCAACCTCGCGCCGGTCGTGGGCATTCAGGTGTGGGCCATGGTCGGGCTGTGGGCGTACATGCTGCTGGCCATCGCCGACATGGTGCTGCTGAGCATCCGCGTCAAGCGCAAGGTGGCCGCGAAGTTCGGTATCGAGCGCCGGGAGCGCGGCCTGGGCTGGTACGCCGCCATGCGCTCGCTGCAGATGCGTTTCATGCGGCTGCCCAAGCCGCAGGTCAAGCGCGGCCAGTACCCCGGCTGA